In Rhodamnia argentea isolate NSW1041297 chromosome 11, ASM2092103v1, whole genome shotgun sequence, one genomic interval encodes:
- the LOC115736498 gene encoding probable methyltransferase-like protein 23: MADGDGDGDDDGESVDKTTSMKTVSRHFFGDGPDEPAFSISIIENMKEDYGLFVWPCSVVLAEYVWQQRSRFVGANVVELGAGTSLPGLVAARLGCDVTLTDDAIRLEVLDNMKKVSQLNNLSCKVMGLSWGVWDEPIFSLYPQFILGADVLYETSAFDDLFATVSFLLQNSPGSVFITTYHNRSGHHLIEFLMVKWGLKCRKLLDGFSIMPSSKASKISGSIQLAEIALNMDKA; this comes from the exons ATGgcggacggcgacggcgacggcgacgacgatGGCGAATCGGTGGACAAAACCACGTCCATGAAGACTGTGTCTCGGCATTTCTTCGGCGACGGACCTGACGAACCGGCCTTCTCCATCTCGATTATCGAG AACATGAAAGAAGACTACGGACTATTCGTATGGCCGTGCAGTGTCGTTCTCGCCGAGTACGTCTGGCAACAGAGATCGCGATTCGTTGGAGCCAACGTTGTCGAG CTTGGTGCTGGAACTTCTCTGCCTGGGTTGGTTGCTGCGAGATTGGGTTGCGATGTTACGCTTACAGATGATGCCATCAGATTGGAG GTGCTGGACAACATGAAAAAAGTATCTCAACTGAACAACTTAAGTTGTAAA GTGATGGGGCTCAGTTGGGGAGTTTGGGATGAACCCATCTTCAGTTTATACCCTCAGTTTATACTCGGAGCAGATGTTTTGTATGAGACAAGTG CTTTCGACGATCTCTTTGCTACGGTTTCGTTCCTTCTCCAAAATTCTCCAGGGTCAGTCTTCATTACTACTTATCATAATCGAAG CGGGCATCATCTCATCGAGTTCTTGATGGTAAAATGGGGGTTGAAGTGCAGAAAACTGCTTGATGGCTTTTCAATCATGCCATCCAGCAAAGCATCTAAAATTAGTGGCAGCATCCAGTTGGCGGAGATAGCCTTGAATATGGATAAGGCATAG